A genome region from Blautia coccoides includes the following:
- a CDS encoding transketolase, translating into MKTVNELKEQAIELRKTALTMIYQAQSGHPGGSLSAADIVTALYFKEMRIDPGSPRWPDRDRMVLSKGHVCPILYSALALKGYFGKEELSTLRKQGSILQGHPDMKKCPGIDISTGSLGQGISCAAGMALAGKRDHKDYRVFVLVGDGECNEGQVWEAAEAASKYQLDNMVVFVDNNRLQNDGTCADIMPTGDLKEKFQAFGFEAYRINGHSMEEIVAALDLIRDRKNGKPKAVICDTVKGKGVSFMENVPSWHGVAPNDEEYKTAMEELERGLEA; encoded by the coding sequence ATGAAAACGGTAAATGAGTTAAAAGAACAGGCAATAGAGCTTCGCAAGACAGCGCTGACCATGATATACCAGGCTCAGTCAGGACATCCCGGAGGTTCTCTCTCTGCTGCGGATATTGTGACAGCCTTATATTTCAAGGAGATGAGGATCGATCCTGGCAGCCCTAGATGGCCGGACAGGGACCGTATGGTACTTTCAAAAGGACATGTGTGTCCAATCCTGTATTCCGCATTGGCATTGAAAGGATACTTTGGCAAAGAAGAGCTTTCTACTTTAAGAAAACAAGGGTCAATACTCCAGGGACATCCTGATATGAAAAAATGTCCCGGAATTGATATCAGTACAGGTTCTCTCGGACAGGGAATCTCTTGTGCAGCCGGCATGGCACTTGCAGGTAAGCGTGATCATAAGGACTACAGAGTTTTTGTGCTGGTTGGTGATGGGGAATGCAATGAGGGGCAGGTATGGGAAGCAGCAGAGGCAGCGTCAAAATACCAATTGGACAATATGGTAGTTTTTGTTGATAACAACAGGCTGCAAAATGATGGGACCTGTGCTGACATTATGCCAACCGGGGATTTAAAAGAAAAATTCCAGGCATTTGGATTTGAGGCTTACCGTATCAACGGTCATTCCATGGAAGAGATAGTGGCAGCTCTTGACCTTATAAGAGATAGAAAAAACGGAAAGCCGAAGGCTGTTATCTGCGATACTGTAAAAGGGAAAGGGGTATCCTTTATGGAGAATGTGCCTTCCTGGCACGGAGTGGCGCCAAATGATGAGGAATATAAAACAGCAATGGAAGAATTGGAAAGGGGATTGGAAGCATGA
- a CDS encoding LytR/AlgR family response regulator transcription factor, whose amino-acid sequence MRIAIIDDLLTDLEYLRSNVCRWADEHAVPLIPGPALFENGETFLEQFQKDRYDIIFLDIFMEGMNGMDTARRIRECDDACRLVFTTTSAEYAVDSYEVDSSYYLVKPYSYEKLSLALDRCSAAFLEQGQFIIVPDRGTDRKLFLHPITWTEYADRRILVHMRDGTTLTVSMNQGEFAEQLLKYPYFCDCMKGILVNFEAVVKLYSDHFLLKDGTLVPISRLKYRNVREQFSDYSFAQARGGY is encoded by the coding sequence ATGCGAATTGCAATTATAGATGATCTTTTGACAGACCTAGAATATCTGCGCAGCAACGTATGCCGCTGGGCAGATGAGCATGCTGTCCCTCTCATTCCAGGTCCTGCTTTATTTGAAAACGGGGAAACCTTTCTGGAACAGTTTCAGAAGGACCGTTATGATATTATTTTCCTGGATATCTTTATGGAAGGTATGAATGGTATGGATACAGCCCGGCGCATCCGGGAATGTGACGATGCCTGCCGCCTGGTCTTTACCACCACCTCCGCAGAATACGCGGTGGACAGCTATGAGGTGGATTCCTCTTACTATCTGGTAAAGCCATATTCCTATGAAAAGCTTTCTCTGGCTCTGGACCGCTGCAGCGCGGCTTTTCTGGAACAGGGACAATTCATTATTGTGCCGGACAGGGGAACAGACAGGAAACTCTTTTTGCACCCTATCACCTGGACGGAATACGCAGACCGCCGGATCCTGGTGCATATGAGGGATGGAACAACACTTACCGTGTCTATGAACCAAGGAGAATTTGCGGAACAATTGTTAAAGTATCCCTATTTCTGCGACTGCATGAAAGGGATACTGGTAAACTTTGAGGCTGTGGTCAAGCTGTATTCAGACCATTTCCTTTTAAAAGACGGAACACTGGTTCCAATCAGCAGACTGAAATACCGGAATGTACGGGAACAATTTTCCGACTACTCCTTTGCACAGGCAAGAGGAGGATACTAA
- a CDS encoding D-2-hydroxyacid dehydrogenase, whose amino-acid sequence MKIVVLDGYTLNPGDLSWASLEAMGETVIYDRTSLTDHREIIQRIGDADAVLTNKTPLPKEVLEFCSSVKYIGVLATGYNVVDVDYAKKKGIIVTNIPTYGTAAVGQFAIGLLLEICHHIGHHSQAVHDGRWENNPDWCFWDYPLIELDGKTMGIIGYGRIGQATGRIAQALGMRVLAFDAHKNPELESASCKYVELDELLANSDVIALHCPLFPATEGIINKDNIAKMKDGVIILNNSRGPLVVEQDLADALNHGKIAAAGLDVVSTEPIKGDNPLLKAKNCFITPHISWAPKESRKRLLDIAINNLREFADGNCVNVVNR is encoded by the coding sequence ATGAAAATAGTTGTGTTAGACGGATATACATTAAATCCCGGAGATTTGAGCTGGGCAAGTCTGGAGGCTATGGGGGAGACTGTCATTTATGACAGAACCTCTCTGACGGATCACAGGGAAATCATCCAAAGAATCGGTGATGCGGATGCTGTTCTCACAAATAAAACTCCTCTGCCCAAAGAAGTGCTGGAGTTCTGCAGCAGCGTGAAATATATTGGTGTACTGGCTACAGGGTACAATGTAGTGGATGTGGATTATGCTAAGAAGAAAGGGATCATTGTCACAAATATCCCTACATACGGAACCGCGGCAGTGGGACAGTTTGCCATTGGGCTGCTTTTGGAAATCTGCCATCATATCGGCCACCACAGCCAGGCAGTTCATGACGGCAGATGGGAAAATAATCCGGACTGGTGCTTCTGGGATTACCCGCTGATCGAATTAGACGGCAAGACAATGGGTATCATTGGTTATGGACGCATCGGACAGGCAACCGGAAGAATAGCCCAGGCATTGGGGATGCGTGTGCTGGCATTTGACGCACATAAAAATCCGGAACTGGAATCCGCATCCTGTAAGTATGTAGAATTGGACGAACTGCTGGCCAATTCAGATGTGATCGCGCTTCACTGCCCCTTATTTCCTGCAACGGAAGGGATAATCAATAAAGATAATATTGCAAAAATGAAGGATGGGGTGATCATACTGAATAATTCCAGGGGGCCTCTTGTTGTGGAACAGGATCTGGCAGATGCACTGAATCATGGAAAGATTGCAGCAGCCGGTCTGGATGTGGTATCCACAGAGCCGATCAAAGGGGATAATCCCCTGTTAAAAGCAAAAAACTGCTTTATCACACCTCATATTTCATGGGCACCAAAGGAATCCAGAAAACGTCTGTTAGATATTGCCATCAACAATCTGCGGGAGTTTGCGGACGGGAATTGTGTAAATGTTGTTAATCGCTAA
- a CDS encoding amidohydrolase family protein, with translation MKNDRIILKNVNVFDGISDELQENCMVVIEKGLIREIIKSDCENVENAKVIDLKGCTVSPGFIDCHMHMLLEEVTDKETSLATASPGGERLDTAQAAVAYLGAYNCRRMLEAGFTTVIDGGGNNYIECALKEAINKGYFDGPDLYIAGKQITTNKAHFVGFSMEPYGPYGMRKAVRDLMYHSVDHIKLQLSPPIRMIGRNSQACDFTVEEIEAAIDEAHNYMTPVHAHLRGAEAIKRFLRADGDLVVHGTDIDEEGIELMMKKDRYLLATLLSPTPTPSKELVNAKNKSVLDLLASTAERHWRSIEKAYKAGVKIAFSTDAGTLGIAPGTNALEFMNLQKIGMSNAEALKAATSAAAAAIGHSDTIGRIVPGYRANLTVMSGNPLEDLTATQRILMTLKDGKIVNDKRD, from the coding sequence ATGAAGAATGACAGAATTATATTAAAAAATGTAAATGTATTTGACGGTATCTCAGATGAGCTGCAGGAAAACTGTATGGTGGTAATAGAAAAGGGTCTGATCAGGGAAATTATCAAGTCAGACTGTGAGAATGTGGAAAATGCCAAGGTGATCGATCTGAAAGGTTGTACGGTTTCTCCGGGCTTTATCGACTGTCATATGCACATGCTGCTGGAGGAAGTGACAGATAAGGAAACATCCCTGGCAACAGCCTCACCGGGAGGAGAACGCCTGGACACAGCACAGGCAGCGGTTGCGTATCTGGGGGCTTATAACTGCAGAAGAATGCTGGAAGCAGGTTTTACAACGGTAATAGACGGCGGCGGCAACAATTATATTGAATGCGCGCTGAAAGAGGCGATCAACAAAGGATATTTCGATGGTCCGGATTTATATATAGCAGGAAAGCAGATCACAACCAATAAAGCGCATTTTGTGGGATTTTCCATGGAGCCATATGGTCCCTATGGCATGCGGAAAGCGGTGCGGGATCTGATGTATCACAGTGTGGACCACATCAAGCTGCAGCTTAGCCCGCCCATCCGTATGATCGGAAGGAATTCGCAGGCCTGTGATTTTACAGTGGAGGAAATAGAAGCTGCAATCGATGAAGCGCATAATTATATGACACCGGTCCACGCACATTTAAGGGGGGCTGAGGCCATCAAGAGATTCCTAAGGGCAGACGGGGATCTGGTAGTGCACGGTACAGATATAGATGAAGAAGGTATTGAGCTGATGATGAAAAAGGACCGTTATCTTCTGGCAACTCTGTTGTCGCCCACCCCGACACCATCGAAAGAACTGGTGAATGCGAAAAATAAAAGTGTACTGGATTTATTGGCATCAACAGCAGAGCGGCATTGGAGAAGTATAGAAAAAGCTTATAAAGCGGGCGTGAAGATCGCCTTTTCCACGGATGCAGGTACTCTCGGTATTGCACCGGGAACCAATGCCCTGGAGTTTATGAACCTTCAGAAGATTGGAATGAGCAATGCAGAGGCTCTGAAAGCTGCCACCTCAGCAGCGGCAGCAGCTATCGGACACAGCGATACGATTGGAAGGATCGTTCCGGGATACCGGGCGAATCTGACAGTTATGTCTGGAAATCCGCTGGAAGATTTAACTGCCACTCAGAGGATACTCATGACATTGAAAGATGGAAAAATAGTAAACGATAAAAGAGATTAA
- a CDS encoding patatin-like phospholipase family protein, with amino-acid sequence MNNTGLILEGGANRGIFTAGVLDCLQEHGIYLPYAAAVSAGAFNAMDYASGQRGRSRACMIPNGRNRPPIHWSHFLRRKGMIDFDLAFDEYPNRLLPFDYKAYETSETDCEYVVTDCRTGKAVYLSERHNGKRLMRIARASCSVPFVCPMTELDGSLYLDGGISDSIPIRHVMDRGYKKNIVILTREKGYQKPVTGKPQRLSRMLYRNYPELVRQLESRNQRYNETIKYLEKLETEQKVLLIRPHKVLVSRADNNTKRMEAFYRQGYETADKKLGEIRDFICSGRE; translated from the coding sequence ATGAATAACACAGGATTGATTTTGGAAGGCGGTGCAAACCGGGGAATATTTACAGCAGGGGTACTGGACTGTCTGCAGGAGCATGGGATATACCTGCCCTATGCGGCAGCAGTTTCTGCGGGTGCTTTCAATGCCATGGATTACGCTTCCGGGCAGAGGGGAAGGTCTCGTGCCTGTATGATCCCAAATGGAAGAAACCGTCCGCCTATCCATTGGAGCCACTTTTTGAGGAGAAAAGGTATGATTGATTTTGACCTGGCCTTTGATGAATATCCTAACCGGCTTCTTCCCTTTGATTATAAAGCTTATGAAACATCCGAGACAGACTGCGAATATGTGGTGACAGACTGCCGCACAGGAAAAGCGGTGTATCTGTCGGAACGGCATAATGGGAAACGGCTTATGCGGATTGCCAGGGCGAGCTGCAGCGTACCTTTTGTATGCCCTATGACGGAACTGGATGGGAGTCTGTATCTGGATGGCGGCATATCAGATTCCATCCCCATACGTCATGTCATGGACCGCGGCTATAAAAAAAATATCGTGATTCTTACAAGAGAAAAAGGATACCAAAAACCTGTGACAGGAAAACCCCAGAGGCTGAGCCGCATGTTGTACAGAAACTATCCGGAGCTGGTAAGACAATTGGAAAGTAGAAACCAGCGCTACAATGAAACAATAAAGTATCTGGAAAAACTGGAGACAGAGCAGAAGGTATTGCTGATCCGCCCTCATAAGGTACTGGTCAGCCGGGCAGACAACAATACAAAGCGGATGGAAGCTTTTTACCGTCAGGGATATGAGACGGCAGATAAAAAACTGGGAGAGATCCGGGATTTTATTTGTTCCGGCAGGGAGTAA
- a CDS encoding SDR family oxidoreductase, which yields MFHNKIAVITGGIQGIGKSIADEFQKEGAVVCVIDKQPGGYFTGDLADEKTLSCFAEKVISDHGHVDYLINNALPLMKGIDTCSYEEFNYALRVGVTAPFYLSKLFSQYFAPGAAIVNISSSRDRMSQPQTESYTAAKGGISALTHALACSFAGRVRVNSVSPGWIDTGFREYAGADAAQHPAGRVGNPLDIAHMVLYLCSDKAGFITGENICIDGGMTHQMIYHDDFNWSLNI from the coding sequence ATGTTCCATAACAAAATCGCCGTCATCACTGGCGGCATACAGGGGATTGGCAAAAGTATTGCCGATGAATTTCAAAAGGAGGGCGCTGTTGTATGTGTAATTGATAAACAGCCCGGAGGCTATTTTACAGGTGATCTCGCCGACGAAAAAACGCTCTCCTGTTTTGCGGAAAAAGTGATTTCTGATCATGGACATGTGGATTATCTGATCAACAATGCCCTTCCTTTGATGAAGGGAATTGACACGTGCTCTTATGAAGAATTTAACTATGCTCTTCGGGTCGGTGTGACTGCGCCTTTTTACCTGTCCAAATTGTTTTCACAGTATTTTGCGCCGGGTGCCGCCATCGTTAATATCTCTTCCTCCCGCGATAGAATGAGCCAGCCGCAGACGGAAAGTTACACTGCAGCCAAAGGTGGCATATCTGCCTTAACTCATGCGCTTGCATGCAGCTTTGCAGGCAGGGTGCGGGTCAATTCTGTTTCCCCCGGATGGATCGATACCGGCTTTCGTGAATATGCTGGTGCCGATGCAGCGCAGCATCCCGCCGGACGCGTGGGAAATCCCCTTGATATAGCCCATATGGTCCTGTATCTCTGCTCCGATAAAGCAGGTTTTATCACAGGAGAAAATATCTGTATTGACGGAGGTATGACCCACCAAATGATCTATCATGATGATTTTAACTGGTCTTTAAATATATAA
- a CDS encoding FadR/GntR family transcriptional regulator codes for MNTSNYMDPISVKSAVDILIDRLTQAIIDGTLKPGKRIPPEPELAANFGVGRNTVREAIRTLTAYGILEVRRPNGTFVCDTFKPQGINPMLYGLILQKEDSYEELIDLRKVFENGIFLLLAEKTLTSDQKDHLHRIAEDLEKAINQEPVDYKKIIDKDIDFHTALAEMTGNKLIILENDMITKLTYHSRLKTVEKVMKDGQRQYLIDTHYDLLEKLEKGDIAQLYTAIQNSYFYWKDIYK; via the coding sequence ATGAATACTTCCAATTATATGGATCCTATATCAGTTAAATCAGCTGTTGATATCTTAATAGACCGCCTGACACAAGCAATCATTGATGGCACTCTTAAACCCGGAAAACGGATTCCTCCGGAGCCTGAACTGGCCGCCAACTTTGGAGTTGGAAGAAATACCGTGCGGGAAGCGATCCGCACTTTGACAGCTTATGGGATTCTAGAAGTGCGCCGTCCCAATGGCACCTTTGTCTGTGATACCTTTAAACCACAGGGCATCAACCCTATGCTGTATGGACTGATACTTCAAAAAGAGGATTCCTACGAAGAATTAATAGATTTAAGAAAGGTCTTTGAAAACGGAATTTTTCTTCTTCTGGCAGAAAAAACGCTGACCTCTGATCAAAAAGACCATCTGCACCGCATTGCGGAAGATTTAGAAAAAGCGATCAACCAGGAGCCGGTGGATTATAAAAAAATCATTGATAAAGATATTGATTTCCACACCGCATTAGCTGAAATGACGGGCAACAAATTGATCATTCTGGAAAATGATATGATAACAAAGCTCACATACCACTCCCGTTTAAAGACTGTGGAAAAGGTAATGAAAGACGGGCAGCGCCAATATCTAATTGATACCCATTATGATCTGTTGGAAAAATTAGAAAAAGGAGATATTGCACAGTTGTATACTGCAATACAGAATAGTTATTTTTACTGGAAGGATATATATAAATAA
- a CDS encoding 2-keto-3-deoxygluconate permease, giving the protein MDIKVVKLMNRIPGGIMVIPLLAGALLNTFLPGTLTIGGFTTGLLKEGTSCLMGLFLICCGASISFKQVGAPLYKGALLTVLKLIIGIAIGWGVQYMFGNEGIFGITPVALIAVLTNSSGSIYATLADRFGDSTDVGAVSVLSINDGPFLTMVALGATGMSDIPFMALLATILPIIIGIVWGNLDGEFRELCSRALPLIIIFLSFVLGAGMSFVTVIQAGASGIVLGAVVLVFSGLLLNALYCLILRKKTAVGAAAGTAAGNSVATPAAIAEADPGFAPYAAVATAQCSAACVMTAILCPVMVALLDKRIKKKQLNVQNMKEEKIIGGKEVHEE; this is encoded by the coding sequence ATGGATATTAAAGTAGTAAAACTAATGAATAGAATACCTGGGGGAATCATGGTCATTCCGCTTTTGGCGGGGGCACTGCTCAATACTTTCCTGCCGGGTACACTGACAATAGGGGGATTTACAACAGGACTTCTAAAGGAAGGAACCTCCTGTCTGATGGGTTTGTTTTTAATCTGCTGCGGGGCATCTATCAGTTTTAAACAGGTGGGGGCACCACTCTATAAAGGGGCATTGCTGACAGTCCTGAAACTGATCATTGGTATAGCCATTGGCTGGGGTGTTCAGTACATGTTCGGAAATGAAGGGATTTTCGGGATCACACCGGTAGCCTTGATCGCAGTCCTAACTAATTCCTCCGGTTCTATTTACGCTACCCTGGCGGACCGGTTTGGCGATTCTACAGATGTAGGTGCAGTATCGGTCCTGTCAATAAATGACGGCCCATTCCTTACGATGGTTGCGCTTGGGGCAACCGGGATGTCTGACATACCGTTTATGGCGCTGCTGGCAACAATCCTGCCGATCATCATCGGAATTGTATGGGGTAATCTTGACGGGGAATTCAGGGAGCTGTGCAGCAGAGCACTGCCACTGATCATCATCTTCCTTTCCTTTGTTCTGGGAGCTGGAATGAGCTTTGTGACAGTTATTCAGGCCGGAGCATCGGGAATTGTTCTGGGAGCAGTCGTTCTTGTCTTTTCCGGGTTACTGCTCAATGCACTGTATTGTCTTATTTTGCGCAAAAAAACGGCTGTTGGTGCAGCGGCCGGAACTGCAGCCGGAAATTCAGTGGCAACTCCTGCGGCCATCGCTGAAGCTGACCCCGGTTTTGCGCCCTATGCGGCAGTGGCAACAGCACAATGTTCGGCAGCATGTGTCATGACGGCTATTTTATGCCCTGTAATGGTGGCTCTGCTGGATAAACGGATCAAGAAAAAGCAGTTAAATGTTCAGAATATGAAGGAAGAAAAGATAATAGGAGGAAAAGAAGTCCATGAAGAATGA
- a CDS encoding transketolase family protein — protein sequence MSGKALREAFGDEMLVLGRENKDIYIVDADVGKSCKTLAFASAYPDQHVNVGIAEQNACGMAAGLAATGKIPFISTYAVFGSMRMVEQIRQEICYPKQNVKIACSHGGLTPANDGASHQSIEDMGILRTLPNMTVIMGADYYATRKLIRQAAEYEGPVYLRFTRDAIPFVYDENVELTIGKANQIQDGSDVAVIANGDTVCIAKKAAEILKEKGYSVRLLDMHTIKPLDVEAVKDCIDTIGKIVTVEDHNIINGLGSAVCEVVAEAGKGIVKRIGVQDCFGQSAPYENLLDMNGITAEEIVRSCEELCRRQGENK from the coding sequence ATGAGCGGAAAAGCTTTGAGGGAAGCATTTGGAGATGAGATGCTTGTATTGGGAAGAGAAAATAAAGACATTTACATTGTGGATGCAGATGTGGGGAAATCCTGCAAGACTCTGGCATTTGCGTCAGCTTATCCGGACCAGCATGTGAACGTGGGCATTGCGGAGCAGAATGCCTGTGGAATGGCGGCAGGGCTTGCTGCCACAGGCAAGATACCATTTATCAGTACATATGCAGTTTTTGGTTCCATGAGGATGGTGGAACAGATCAGACAGGAAATCTGTTATCCAAAGCAAAATGTAAAGATCGCCTGTTCTCATGGGGGACTTACACCGGCCAATGACGGGGCCAGCCACCAGTCCATTGAAGATATGGGGATTTTGAGAACTCTGCCTAATATGACTGTCATTATGGGCGCAGATTACTATGCCACAAGAAAATTGATCAGGCAGGCTGCAGAATACGAAGGACCGGTATATCTGAGATTTACAAGGGATGCCATTCCTTTTGTGTATGATGAGAATGTTGAGCTGACTATAGGAAAAGCCAATCAGATCCAGGATGGAAGCGATGTGGCTGTGATTGCCAATGGAGATACGGTCTGCATAGCAAAGAAAGCAGCAGAAATCTTAAAAGAAAAGGGATACAGTGTCAGGCTTTTGGATATGCACACGATCAAGCCCCTGGACGTAGAAGCGGTAAAAGACTGTATTGATACTATTGGCAAAATAGTTACCGTGGAGGATCATAACATCATCAATGGTCTGGGCAGCGCTGTGTGCGAGGTAGTGGCAGAGGCCGGAAAGGGTATTGTAAAGAGGATCGGAGTGCAGGACTGTTTTGGGCAGTCAGCGCCTTACGAAAATCTGTTGGATATGAACGGTATAACGGCCGAGGAAATCGTAAGATCCTGTGAAGAGCTATGCAGAAGGCAGGGGGAAAACAAATGA
- a CDS encoding NAD(P)-dependent oxidoreductase, which yields MKIGFVGLGNMGYNMVNNLLKKGFEVYTYDVFEEAVKRTEAIGAKGVSCLGDLGKKADVILVMVMNFQQVQSVVLGEERLLEAMDTDKVLVVSSAIAPSQTKEIADMALKKGVHYVDCPVSGGKTGAIEGTLTMMAACQEEVFGRIKEVLFAMGSNTYYVSDIIGNGQVMKSINQVMIAAGMTIVSEAVTMAVKSGLKPEMIYEVISKCTGCNDVFRDKLPLIMKRDFEPRGPVDIFIKDLSIALDIGREVKSPMFVSALVKQIFTWSSACGYGQDDLGALICAYEDCANIKVEKKQ from the coding sequence ATGAAAATAGGATTTGTGGGCCTGGGTAATATGGGCTATAATATGGTTAATAATTTGCTGAAAAAGGGTTTTGAAGTATATACCTATGACGTATTTGAGGAAGCTGTAAAGCGCACAGAAGCAATAGGTGCGAAAGGTGTTTCCTGCCTGGGAGATTTGGGGAAAAAGGCTGATGTCATCCTAGTGATGGTTATGAATTTTCAGCAGGTACAGAGTGTTGTGCTGGGAGAAGAAAGACTGCTCGAGGCGATGGACACCGACAAGGTACTGGTGGTATCCAGTGCGATCGCTCCGTCCCAGACAAAGGAAATCGCAGATATGGCATTGAAAAAAGGAGTTCATTATGTGGACTGTCCAGTAAGTGGAGGGAAAACAGGAGCAATCGAGGGAACACTGACCATGATGGCAGCCTGTCAGGAAGAAGTTTTCGGGAGGATCAAAGAAGTCCTTTTTGCTATGGGAAGCAATACATATTATGTAAGCGATATTATTGGCAACGGGCAGGTTATGAAAAGTATAAATCAGGTGATGATAGCTGCCGGCATGACAATTGTCTCCGAGGCTGTAACGATGGCAGTTAAATCCGGTTTAAAACCGGAGATGATATATGAAGTGATATCAAAATGTACAGGCTGTAATGACGTTTTTCGTGACAAACTTCCTCTGATCATGAAGCGTGATTTTGAACCGAGAGGGCCGGTGGATATATTTATTAAAGATCTGTCCATAGCACTGGACATAGGCAGGGAAGTAAAATCCCCCATGTTCGTCAGTGCCCTGGTAAAACAAATTTTTACTTGGTCCAGCGCATGCGGATACGGACAGGATGATTTAGGTGCTTTGATCTGTGCATATGAAGATTGTGCAAATATTAAAGTAGAGAAAAAACAGTGA
- a CDS encoding helix-turn-helix transcriptional regulator, whose amino-acid sequence MGKEVLCASIQQLREQFLTLDWTYHDFPVGSQSEKMFCWPGPLEEEILICVHQSGGRQELFHRHDFFYFNFTYQGEYDSISFKYDNRITIREGELYAGQPFAGHALCVHDDKETTIIGVLIQRETFFRTFLPMLSSNTKLFHFLLDPATNEFSDEFMHFKIEHDCNIRTLLEMMVIEYANKQEDTQAVLKSLTLSFLLQVARQFVQANQTAPCERLSEKIVQYISEHFDSVTLKDIAKHFSYHPNYVSTLLHRELGRSFSEILLEQRMERAVILLKGTNLPIEEVALLLGYSNSSNFYKAFREYFKSSPREYIAENNKKRAKNRL is encoded by the coding sequence GTGGGGAAAGAAGTATTGTGCGCTTCCATCCAACAGCTTCGGGAACAATTTTTAACCTTAGACTGGACCTACCATGATTTCCCTGTGGGAAGCCAATCTGAAAAAATGTTCTGCTGGCCCGGACCTTTGGAGGAAGAAATCCTGATCTGTGTCCATCAAAGCGGCGGGCGGCAGGAGCTTTTCCACCGGCATGACTTTTTTTATTTCAACTTCACCTACCAGGGCGAATATGATTCCATCAGCTTCAAGTATGACAACCGCATTACGATCCGTGAGGGAGAACTCTATGCAGGGCAGCCCTTTGCCGGACATGCACTCTGTGTACATGATGATAAAGAGACAACGATCATCGGTGTTCTTATACAGCGTGAAACCTTTTTTAGGACTTTTTTGCCAATGCTCTCCTCCAACACCAAGCTGTTTCATTTTCTGCTTGACCCGGCCACAAATGAATTTTCCGATGAATTTATGCATTTCAAGATTGAACATGACTGCAATATACGCACGCTGCTTGAAATGATGGTCATTGAGTACGCAAATAAGCAGGAAGACACCCAGGCTGTTTTAAAATCCCTCACCCTCTCTTTTCTGCTGCAGGTGGCACGGCAGTTTGTTCAGGCAAACCAGACCGCCCCCTGTGAACGTTTATCAGAAAAAATCGTGCAGTACATAAGCGAGCATTTCGACAGTGTCACACTGAAGGATATCGCAAAACATTTTTCCTATCACCCCAACTATGTATCCACCCTACTGCATCGGGAACTGGGCAGATCTTTTTCGGAGATCCTTCTGGAACAGCGAATGGAACGTGCCGTTATTCTGTTAAAGGGAACAAATTTACCTATCGAAGAAGTTGCTTTATTGCTTGGCTACAGCAACAGCAGCAATTTTTATAAGGCGTTTCGGGAATATTTTAAATCTTCACCTCGCGAATATATTGCTGAGAACAATAAAAAACGTGCCAAAAACAGATTGTAA